A genomic region of Devosia ginsengisoli contains the following coding sequences:
- a CDS encoding ABC transporter ATP-binding protein: MTTDKAGRVHSRGDARAHVAAAHAGKGRGPLTRIALYSLRHPWQATAAIGATIIASVLQLLIPRLLGHAVDQAQDILGSGMEGAEQALFWSAMTLLGVSVARGFFTLVQNYYSESVGHHVGYELRLAFYDKVQRLSYSYHDKVHSGDLITLGLLDLDGVRMFFSTGLVRTVLLAVLIGVGAYMLLTTDVLLGLLALSFVPFVAWRSSVAQLTLRATWLVLQKKLSALSRVMEENLGGIRVVRAFAGQEFELAKFDVASKEALELSHQRVHVRVRNTSAMTFSFFAAMGLVLWFGGNKVIAGEMSVGTLASFLTFMTILQMPVRQLGLMVNSFARASTCGERFYAFLDAPLAIEDAPGVPDLKVTEGTLRFEDVHFTYEGATHPTLNGVSFTARAGQTIGIVGAPGSGKSTLAHLIPRFYDVSGGRITIDGQDVSEVSLQSLRRAVAVVQQDSFLFTTTIENNIAYGDPWSKETKIEKAAESAQLHSYIMGLPAGYDTVVGERGVSLSGGQRQRLSIARTLVLKPAVMVFDDSTAAIDAGTEHRIRSAIRRYAKDRVTLVISHRLSSLLHADTILFLEDGRIVEQGSHDELLAQGGRYRALYDLQTRPTEDIEIGSAAQ; encoded by the coding sequence TTGACCACCGACAAGGCTGGCCGCGTCCATTCACGCGGCGATGCTCGGGCTCACGTGGCCGCCGCTCACGCCGGCAAGGGGCGTGGGCCGCTGACGCGGATTGCCCTCTATTCCCTCCGCCACCCCTGGCAGGCGACCGCTGCGATCGGCGCCACGATCATCGCCTCGGTGCTGCAATTGCTGATCCCGCGGCTTTTGGGCCACGCGGTCGATCAGGCCCAGGACATTCTCGGCAGTGGCATGGAAGGCGCCGAACAGGCTCTGTTCTGGAGCGCCATGACCCTGCTCGGCGTCTCGGTGGCGCGCGGCTTCTTCACCCTGGTGCAGAACTATTATTCGGAATCGGTGGGCCACCATGTCGGCTACGAGCTGCGGCTGGCCTTCTACGACAAGGTGCAGCGCCTCTCCTATTCCTACCATGACAAGGTCCATAGCGGCGACCTGATCACCCTGGGTCTGCTCGATCTCGATGGCGTGCGCATGTTCTTCTCCACCGGCCTGGTCCGCACGGTCCTGCTGGCCGTGCTGATCGGGGTCGGCGCCTATATGCTGCTGACCACCGATGTCCTGCTGGGCCTGCTGGCACTGAGCTTCGTGCCTTTCGTCGCCTGGCGCTCCTCGGTGGCGCAACTGACCCTGCGCGCCACCTGGCTGGTGCTGCAGAAAAAGCTCTCCGCCCTGAGCCGCGTCATGGAGGAAAATCTGGGCGGCATCCGCGTGGTGCGCGCCTTTGCCGGGCAGGAATTCGAGCTTGCCAAGTTCGATGTGGCCAGCAAGGAAGCGCTGGAACTGTCGCATCAGCGCGTCCATGTGCGCGTGCGCAATACCAGCGCCATGACCTTCTCCTTCTTCGCCGCCATGGGCCTGGTGCTCTGGTTCGGTGGCAACAAGGTCATTGCGGGCGAAATGAGCGTCGGCACGCTCGCCAGCTTCCTCACCTTCATGACCATTCTGCAGATGCCGGTGCGCCAGCTCGGCCTCATGGTCAATTCCTTCGCCCGCGCCTCCACCTGCGGCGAGCGCTTCTACGCCTTCCTCGACGCGCCCCTGGCCATCGAGGATGCGCCGGGCGTGCCCGATCTCAAGGTCACCGAAGGCACTTTGCGCTTCGAAGATGTCCACTTCACCTATGAGGGCGCCACCCATCCCACGCTCAATGGCGTGAGCTTTACGGCCCGCGCCGGCCAGACCATCGGCATTGTCGGCGCCCCCGGCAGCGGCAAGTCCACCCTCGCCCACCTCATTCCCCGCTTCTACGACGTGTCGGGCGGCCGCATCACCATCGACGGGCAGGATGTGAGCGAGGTCTCTCTGCAATCGCTCCGCCGTGCCGTTGCCGTGGTGCAGCAGGACAGCTTCCTCTTCACCACCACCATCGAAAACAACATCGCCTATGGCGATCCCTGGTCCAAGGAAACCAAGATCGAAAAGGCCGCCGAAAGCGCGCAATTGCACAGCTACATCATGGGCCTGCCCGCAGGCTACGATACCGTGGTCGGCGAGCGCGGCGTGTCGCTGTCCGGCGGCCAGCGCCAGCGCCTCTCCATCGCGCGGACCCTGGTGCTCAAGCCCGCCGTCATGGTGTTCGACGATTCCACCGCCGCCATCGATGCGGGCACCGAGCACCGCATTCGCAGCGCCATCCGCCGCTACGCCAAGGACCGGGTGACCCTGGTCATCAGCCACCGTCTCAGCTCGCTCCTCCACGCCGATACCATCCTCTTCCTCGAAGATGGCCGGATCGTCGAGCAGGGCAGCCACGATGAATTGCTGGCCCAGGGCGGGCGCTACCGCGCGCTCTACGACCTGCAGACCCGCCCCACTGAAGATATCGAGATCGGGAGCGCCGCCCAATGA
- a CDS encoding sulfite exporter TauE/SafE family protein: MSLLIAAALLLVVFLTSMLSGIFGMAGGLVLLGILLFMLPVGTAIAVQGAIQLVANGSRAWFSRAFIDWRVLAIMTAGLVTAGILLFILRYVPDLATVCIVIGLLPILLWIPQSWLSLDASKPHHAFICGFMGGGINLAVGVAGPTIDMFFIRTPMDRRTIIATKAAAQVVNHAGKIAFYWSATMVLTGWEWGAVALAAPFAIAGTSAGYWVLQRLTDANFKSWTRLLVTAIGIYYLIRGIFLLI; the protein is encoded by the coding sequence ATGAGTCTTCTGATTGCCGCCGCCCTCCTGCTGGTGGTGTTCTTGACCTCCATGCTGTCGGGGATTTTCGGCATGGCGGGCGGTCTCGTCCTGCTGGGCATCCTGCTCTTCATGCTGCCTGTTGGCACCGCCATTGCCGTGCAAGGCGCCATCCAGCTCGTCGCCAATGGCTCGCGCGCCTGGTTCTCCCGCGCCTTCATCGATTGGCGCGTGCTCGCCATCATGACCGCGGGCCTCGTCACCGCCGGCATCCTGCTCTTCATCCTGCGCTATGTGCCGGACCTCGCAACCGTCTGCATCGTCATCGGCCTGCTGCCGATTCTCCTCTGGATTCCCCAATCCTGGCTGTCGCTCGATGCCAGCAAGCCGCATCACGCCTTCATCTGCGGTTTCATGGGCGGCGGCATCAATCTGGCGGTGGGCGTGGCCGGCCCCACCATCGACATGTTCTTCATCCGCACGCCCATGGATCGGCGCACAATTATCGCCACCAAGGCGGCGGCCCAGGTGGTCAACCACGCCGGCAAGATCGCCTTCTACTGGAGTGCGACCATGGTGCTGACCGGCTGGGAATGGGGCGCCGTCGCGCTGGCCGCCCCCTTCGCTATAGCAGGCACCAGCGCCGGCTATTGGGTGCTGCAGCGCCTCACCGATGCCAATTTCAAATCCTGGACGCGCCTGCTGGTCACGGCCATCGGTATTTACTACCTGATCCGCGGCATCTTCTTGCTGATCTGA
- a CDS encoding LysR family transcriptional regulator, whose protein sequence is MAPFDSVTARLILLLAETGSIGRAAEREGIASSAVSRRVSDLESRLGVVLFDRSAHGVRLTSAGESYAEGCRTVLRAIADLDAVMADFGAGLRGSLRLACTSSALTGRLPELLARYAAKHDGIVLDIQEMGAAKALLALDEGRADIAIVSDNYDFTRFEIKAFEDDRVWVLAPPDHPLAGQIEPRKDIGFGTVIDYPIVGIHQAGSLDRLVAEAARKAGKPLAESVRVESFPALVRMVEAGFGIGFLRSTSLHLLAGTDLVCAPLAEPWALRQLLVARRKTSPLSAAMKSFIALCSETYVPSV, encoded by the coding sequence ATGGCACCATTCGACAGCGTCACGGCGCGCCTCATCCTTTTGCTGGCCGAAACCGGCTCGATCGGCCGCGCTGCCGAGCGCGAGGGCATTGCCTCTTCGGCGGTGAGCCGCCGCGTATCCGATCTCGAAAGCCGGCTCGGCGTCGTGCTGTTCGATCGCTCGGCCCACGGCGTCAGGCTCACCAGCGCAGGCGAATCCTATGCCGAAGGCTGCCGCACCGTGCTCCGCGCCATTGCCGATCTCGATGCCGTCATGGCCGATTTCGGCGCCGGCCTGCGCGGCAGCCTGCGCCTGGCCTGCACCAGTTCGGCCCTCACCGGCCGCCTGCCGGAACTCTTGGCGCGCTACGCCGCCAAGCATGACGGCATCGTCCTCGACATCCAGGAAATGGGCGCCGCCAAGGCGCTGCTGGCGCTGGACGAGGGCAGGGCGGATATCGCCATTGTCTCGGACAATTACGATTTCACCCGCTTCGAGATCAAAGCCTTCGAGGATGATCGCGTCTGGGTCCTGGCCCCGCCCGATCACCCGCTCGCCGGCCAGATCGAGCCGCGCAAGGATATCGGCTTCGGCACTGTGATCGATTACCCGATCGTCGGCATCCATCAGGCCGGCTCGCTCGATCGGCTGGTGGCCGAAGCGGCCCGCAAGGCCGGCAAGCCGCTAGCCGAAAGCGTTCGCGTCGAGAGCTTCCCCGCTTTGGTCCGCATGGTCGAAGCCGGTTTCGGCATCGGCTTCCTGCGCTCCACCAGCCTCCACCTGCTGGCCGGCACCGACCTCGTCTGCGCGCCCCTGGCCGAGCCTTGGGCCCTGCGCCAACTGCTCGTCGCCCGTCGCAAGACCTCGCCCCTCTCAGCCGCCATGAAGAGTTTCATCGCCCTGTGCAGCGAAACCTATGTGCCAAGCGTCTAG
- a CDS encoding copper chaperone PCu(A)C, which produces MIKLLRAALAAAILVATPAFAHNGVTHLGDINISLPFTRATLPNAPVAGGFLTIENIGTEPDRLVSVTSDIAGETQIHEMAMQGDVMKMRPLADGLEIPAGETVVLAPGGFHIMFMGLKQTLVEGETVAVTLTFEKAGSVEILLPVEAAAADAPTAMEHAH; this is translated from the coding sequence ATGATCAAACTGCTTCGCGCTGCCCTTGCGGCCGCCATCCTCGTCGCCACGCCCGCTTTCGCCCATAATGGCGTCACCCATCTCGGCGACATCAACATCTCGCTGCCCTTCACCCGCGCCACCCTGCCCAACGCGCCGGTGGCCGGCGGCTTCCTCACCATCGAGAATATCGGCACCGAGCCGGACCGCCTGGTCTCGGTCACGTCAGACATTGCTGGCGAAACCCAGATCCATGAAATGGCCATGCAGGGCGACGTCATGAAGATGCGCCCCCTCGCCGATGGGCTCGAAATCCCGGCCGGCGAAACCGTCGTTCTCGCCCCCGGCGGCTTCCACATCATGTTCATGGGCCTCAAGCAGACCCTGGTCGAAGGCGAAACCGTCGCCGTCACCCTGACCTTCGAAAAGGCCGGCTCGGTCGAAATCCTGCTGCCGGTCGAAGCCGCCGCGGCCGATGCGCCGACGGCCATGGAGCATGCACACTGA
- a CDS encoding SCO family protein, whose amino-acid sequence MALRTIRTWLWVAVIALALTGGTAAFLLRQSPPASGFGVAQFDLVDQNGKPVDETVFVGHPSALFFGFTHCPEVCPTTLAEMSAWFDALGDDGADLRAWFVSIDPERDTPEVLGDYVSWVSDRITGITGAPDQIDVLADAWGVFHEKVPLEGGDYTMDHTASVFLLDANGQFQGTIAYREDMATALGKLRNLLAKS is encoded by the coding sequence ATGGCTCTCCGCACCATCCGTACCTGGCTCTGGGTGGCGGTCATCGCGCTGGCGCTGACGGGAGGCACGGCTGCCTTCCTGCTGCGCCAGTCGCCGCCCGCCAGCGGCTTCGGCGTCGCCCAGTTCGACCTGGTCGACCAGAATGGCAAGCCGGTCGATGAGACCGTCTTTGTCGGCCACCCCTCGGCTTTGTTCTTCGGCTTCACCCATTGCCCCGAAGTCTGCCCCACCACCCTGGCCGAAATGAGCGCCTGGTTCGACGCCCTGGGCGATGACGGCGCCGACCTCCGCGCCTGGTTCGTCAGCATCGACCCCGAACGCGATACGCCCGAAGTGCTGGGCGATTATGTGAGCTGGGTCAGCGACCGCATCACCGGCATTACCGGTGCGCCCGATCAGATCGATGTTCTGGCCGATGCCTGGGGTGTGTTCCACGAAAAGGTGCCGCTGGAAGGCGGCGACTACACCATGGACCACACTGCCTCGGTCTTCCTGCTCGATGCCAACGGCCAGTTCCAGGGCACCATCGCCTACCGCGAGGATATGGCGACGGCTTTGGGCAAGCTGCGCAACCTGCTCGCCAAGTCCTGA
- a CDS encoding siderophore ABC transporter substrate-binding protein: MLNRSPAILAAFVAGALSLTAMTAVAQDKVITHPQGETTISGVPAKVLVQDWAAFDNLNALGVAVAGVPSSNGPSYLADAVPADALPLGSLFEPDFEGIAAAEADVYFVAARSASAYETSKDLVPTIDLSVNNGAIIEGVKANITKLGEVFDLQDKAAELNAALDAKVDEVKAAAAGKGDALVLVTNAGNLGVYGPDSRVSWVYNEVGIASALADVKDGDHGGDAVSFEFLLEVNPDWVFVVDRDAGTGENTGAAAALLDNELFNQTTAAQQGHIVYLDPQAAYITMHGYQGVMLLLDQVLAGLNG; this comes from the coding sequence ATGCTCAACCGCTCTCCCGCCATTCTCGCCGCTTTCGTTGCCGGCGCTCTGTCACTCACGGCCATGACCGCCGTCGCGCAGGACAAGGTCATCACCCACCCGCAGGGCGAAACCACCATTTCGGGCGTGCCCGCCAAGGTGCTGGTGCAGGATTGGGCCGCCTTCGACAATCTCAACGCTCTCGGCGTGGCCGTTGCCGGTGTCCCGTCCTCCAACGGTCCGAGCTATCTCGCCGACGCCGTTCCGGCCGACGCCCTCCCACTCGGCTCGCTGTTCGAGCCTGACTTCGAAGGCATTGCCGCTGCCGAAGCCGATGTCTATTTCGTCGCCGCCCGCTCGGCCTCGGCCTACGAGACCTCCAAGGATCTGGTCCCCACCATCGATCTGAGCGTCAACAACGGCGCCATCATCGAAGGCGTCAAGGCCAACATCACCAAGCTCGGCGAAGTCTTCGACCTGCAGGACAAGGCCGCCGAACTCAACGCCGCGCTCGACGCCAAGGTCGATGAAGTCAAGGCCGCTGCCGCCGGCAAGGGCGATGCCCTGGTCCTGGTCACCAATGCCGGTAATCTGGGCGTCTATGGCCCCGATTCACGCGTCTCCTGGGTCTATAACGAAGTAGGTATCGCCTCGGCCCTCGCCGATGTGAAGGACGGCGATCATGGCGGCGATGCCGTCTCGTTCGAATTCCTGCTCGAAGTGAATCCCGACTGGGTCTTCGTCGTCGACCGCGATGCCGGTACCGGCGAAAACACCGGCGCCGCTGCTGCCCTGCTCGACAACGAGCTGTTCAACCAAACCACCGCCGCTCAGCAAGGCCACATCGTCTATCTCGACCCCCAGGCCGCCTACATCACCATGCATGGCTACCAGGGCGTGATGCTGCTGCTCGACCAGGTCCTCGCCGGTCTCAACGGCTAA
- a CDS encoding ABC transporter permease produces MRWLGLAIVVTIVLAIISLFVGVSDVSLGALLSSSPEDRPMQVLLISRIPRTLAIILSGASMAIAGLVMQMVVRNRFVEPSTAGTTESASLGFLVITLLAPGWPLMGKMLVSALFALAGTALFLRILRSVPLRDVLLVPLVGIMLGGIIGAVTAFIAYRYGLMASLLAWSMGDFSGILRGRYELLWIGLACCILAYIAADRFTVAGMGKDFTTNLGLNYQRVMVLGLIIVSLVSAVVLVSVGSIPFLGLIVPNLVSLMVGDNMRRTVPWVALGGAGFVLACDIIGRIVRYPYEIPISVVVGVIGSMIFLFLLLRTRRYAA; encoded by the coding sequence ATGCGCTGGCTCGGCCTTGCCATTGTGGTGACCATCGTTCTGGCCATCATCAGCCTCTTCGTCGGCGTCAGCGACGTGTCGCTGGGCGCGCTGCTGTCCTCCAGCCCCGAAGATCGCCCCATGCAGGTGCTGCTGATCAGCCGCATCCCGCGCACCCTCGCCATCATCCTCTCCGGCGCCTCCATGGCCATTGCCGGGCTGGTGATGCAGATGGTCGTGCGCAATCGCTTCGTCGAGCCTTCCACCGCGGGCACCACCGAATCCGCCAGCCTCGGCTTTCTCGTCATAACCCTGCTGGCACCCGGCTGGCCGCTCATGGGCAAGATGCTGGTTTCAGCGCTGTTCGCCCTGGCCGGCACGGCCCTGTTCCTGCGCATCCTGCGGTCAGTGCCCCTGCGCGACGTGCTGCTCGTGCCGCTGGTCGGCATCATGCTGGGTGGCATTATCGGCGCCGTCACCGCCTTCATCGCCTATCGCTACGGCCTCATGGCGTCGCTCCTTGCCTGGAGCATGGGCGACTTCTCCGGCATCCTCCGCGGCCGCTACGAACTGCTGTGGATTGGCCTCGCCTGCTGCATCCTCGCCTATATCGCCGCCGACCGTTTCACCGTGGCCGGCATGGGCAAGGATTTCACCACCAATCTGGGCCTCAATTACCAGCGCGTCATGGTGCTGGGGCTGATCATCGTCTCGCTGGTCAGCGCCGTCGTGCTGGTCTCGGTCGGCTCCATCCCCTTCCTCGGCCTCATCGTGCCCAATCTGGTCAGCCTGATGGTCGGTGACAATATGCGGCGCACCGTGCCCTGGGTCGCCCTGGGCGGCGCCGGTTTCGTGCTGGCCTGCGACATCATCGGCCGCATCGTGCGCTATCCCTACGAAATCCCGATCAGCGTCGTGGTCGGTGTGATCGGCAGCATGATCTTCCTGTTTCTCCTGCTCCGGACGCGCCGTTATGCTGCATGA
- a CDS encoding iron chelate uptake ABC transporter family permease subunit: MRLSRPAFVLIVLSLLALVSIACFMTLGAKGNWSFVISFRGKKLASLLLVAYAVAVSTVLFQTVTNNRILTPSIMGFDALYVLIKTGVVFFLGVGALTSIDSQMQFGLEVLVMVAFSGLLFRWLFLGEERSLHLLVLVGIVFGILFRSLSQFMQRMLDPGAFNVLQDTFFASFATTDPTLLAISAIIVGLVTIVALRMLHSFDVLSLGRAHAINLGVDYRRTVVIILILVSILVAVSTALVGPITFFGLLVATLAHSLIGNSRHHYVLPAAVLLAVVCLVGGQTLLERVFEFDTALSIIIEFLGGIVFIALVLRRAAR; this comes from the coding sequence ATGCGGCTCTCGCGCCCCGCTTTCGTCCTCATCGTCCTGAGCCTGCTGGCTTTGGTCTCCATCGCCTGCTTCATGACGCTCGGCGCCAAGGGCAACTGGAGCTTCGTGATCTCGTTCCGCGGCAAGAAGCTCGCCTCGCTCCTGCTCGTGGCCTATGCGGTGGCTGTCTCCACCGTCCTGTTCCAGACCGTCACCAATAACCGCATTCTGACGCCCTCCATCATGGGCTTCGACGCCCTCTATGTGCTGATCAAGACCGGCGTCGTCTTCTTCCTCGGCGTCGGCGCGCTGACATCAATCGATTCCCAGATGCAGTTCGGCCTCGAAGTGCTGGTCATGGTGGCCTTTTCCGGCCTGTTGTTCCGCTGGCTGTTCCTCGGCGAGGAAAGAAGCCTGCACCTGCTGGTGCTGGTCGGCATCGTCTTCGGCATCCTGTTCCGCAGCCTCAGCCAGTTCATGCAACGCATGCTCGATCCCGGCGCCTTCAACGTGCTGCAGGACACCTTCTTCGCCAGCTTCGCCACCACCGACCCCACCCTGTTGGCTATCTCAGCGATCATCGTCGGCCTCGTGACAATAGTGGCGCTGCGCATGCTGCACAGTTTCGATGTGCTCTCGCTCGGCCGCGCCCATGCCATCAATCTGGGCGTCGACTATCGGCGCACCGTCGTCATCATCCTGATCCTGGTGTCGATCCTCGTCGCCGTCTCCACGGCCTTGGTCGGCCCCATCACCTTCTTCGGCCTCCTGGTGGCGACGCTCGCCCATTCCCTGATCGGCAATAGCCGCCATCACTATGTGCTGCCGGCCGCCGTCCTGCTGGCCGTGGTCTGCCTCGTGGGCGGGCAGACCCTGCTCGAACGTGTCTTCGAGTTCGACACGGCCCTGTCCATCATCATCGAATTTCTGGGCGGCATCGTCTTCATCGCCCTCGTCCTGCGGAGAGCTGCCCGATGA
- a CDS encoding ABC transporter ATP-binding protein has translation MIVTSQVTKSYGATAVVDGVSLTLPSGGITSIIGPNGAGKSTLLSMVSRLMAMDKGSVTVDGLDVTSTPSDVLARRLSILRQENHMTARLTVRDLVSFGRYPYTKGRLTLDDKRHIDEAITYLNLVDLADRFLDELSGGQRQRAFVAMVLCQDTDYVLLDEPLNNLDMKHAMGMMKLLRKAANELGKTVVLVLHDINFASWYSDYIVAMKHGKVVNQGPAEHMINPAVLSEIYDMEIKVHEIGGQRISVYYE, from the coding sequence ATGATCGTCACATCACAGGTCACCAAGTCCTATGGCGCGACCGCGGTTGTCGATGGCGTCAGCCTCACGCTGCCATCCGGCGGCATAACCTCCATCATCGGCCCCAATGGCGCCGGCAAATCGACGCTTCTCTCTATGGTCAGCCGCCTCATGGCGATGGACAAGGGCAGTGTCACCGTGGATGGGCTCGACGTCACCAGCACGCCCAGCGATGTGCTGGCGCGGCGCCTCTCCATCCTGCGCCAGGAAAACCACATGACCGCGCGCCTTACCGTGCGCGACCTCGTGAGCTTCGGACGCTATCCCTATACCAAGGGCCGCCTCACCCTGGACGACAAGCGCCATATCGACGAGGCCATCACCTATCTCAACCTGGTCGACCTGGCCGACCGCTTCCTCGACGAACTGTCAGGCGGCCAGCGCCAGCGCGCCTTCGTCGCCATGGTCCTCTGCCAGGACACCGACTACGTGCTGCTCGACGAGCCGCTCAACAATCTCGACATGAAGCACGCCATGGGCATGATGAAGCTGCTGCGCAAGGCGGCCAACGAGTTGGGCAAGACCGTGGTCCTGGTCCTGCACGACATCAATTTCGCCTCATGGTATTCCGACTACATCGTGGCCATGAAACACGGCAAGGTCGTCAATCAAGGCCCGGCCGAGCACATGATAAACCCCGCCGTGCTGTCCGAAATCTATGACATGGAGATCAAGGTCCACGAAATCGGCGGCCAGCGGATTTCGGTCTATTACGAATAG
- a CDS encoding VOC family protein, protein MKPSISIITIGVDDLERAFAFYRALFDIADEQIGAGEDHVAFFFPNDFSFVLFPREQIAQTAGKDVAISGTPGFVLSHQAASPAEVDDILRRVLVAGGAIVTEATQSEWGYSAYFEDSEGNVWELMAQPPAN, encoded by the coding sequence ATGAAGCCGTCGATTTCCATTATCACCATCGGCGTCGATGACCTGGAGCGGGCCTTCGCCTTCTATCGTGCCCTGTTCGACATTGCCGACGAACAGATCGGGGCAGGGGAGGACCATGTGGCCTTCTTCTTCCCCAACGACTTCTCCTTCGTGCTCTTCCCGCGCGAGCAGATCGCCCAGACGGCGGGCAAGGATGTTGCAATATCAGGCACGCCCGGCTTCGTGCTCAGCCACCAGGCCGCCAGCCCCGCCGAAGTCGATGATATCCTGCGCAGGGTCCTCGTGGCCGGCGGCGCCATCGTCACCGAAGCTACCCAGTCCGAATGGGGCTATTCCGCCTATTTCGAAGACAGCGAAGGCAATGTCTGGGAACTGATGGCCCAGCCGCCGGCGAACTGA
- a CDS encoding DUF6384 family protein encodes MLAMDVVDTLRHRQDLAVRELGTDAKEKQLIDKLRDIYHQQGIEVPDHILKEGVAALQESRFVYDPPAPGFGTSLARLYVSRKKWGKPVVAALAVLLVLGVGYFGVWQPYQNGVAEAARIELAEGIPTQLDGLYQTIFEETKVQQAVLDAEALRTRGKTYAAEGNREAAEGALTDLTALRDQLRQDYTLRVVNRSGVQSGFWTIPDVNTDATNYYIVVEALNEDGQVQSLPILNEENGETEVVDLWGLRVPERVYEAVAADKQDDGIIQLNQVGRKSFGFLDVEYSLPVLGGAVTRW; translated from the coding sequence ATGCTGGCGATGGACGTGGTCGACACGCTCCGTCACCGGCAGGATTTGGCCGTGCGCGAGCTCGGCACCGATGCCAAGGAAAAGCAGCTGATCGACAAGCTGCGCGACATCTACCACCAGCAGGGCATCGAAGTGCCCGACCACATCCTCAAGGAGGGTGTGGCGGCCTTGCAGGAAAGCCGCTTCGTCTACGATCCGCCCGCCCCGGGCTTCGGCACGAGCCTGGCGCGGCTCTATGTGAGCCGCAAGAAATGGGGCAAGCCTGTGGTCGCGGCACTGGCCGTGCTGCTGGTGCTGGGCGTGGGCTATTTCGGGGTGTGGCAGCCCTATCAGAACGGCGTGGCCGAGGCGGCGCGGATCGAACTGGCCGAGGGCATACCGACCCAACTGGACGGGCTCTACCAGACCATTTTCGAGGAAACCAAGGTGCAGCAGGCGGTGCTCGACGCGGAGGCCCTACGCACGCGCGGCAAGACCTATGCCGCCGAGGGCAATCGCGAAGCGGCCGAAGGGGCGCTGACCGACCTGACGGCTTTGCGTGACCAGTTGCGGCAGGACTATACGCTGCGCGTGGTCAATCGCTCCGGGGTGCAATCGGGCTTCTGGACCATCCCTGACGTCAATACCGACGCCACCAACTACTATATCGTGGTGGAGGCGCTGAACGAGGACGGCCAGGTGCAGAGCCTGCCCATTCTCAACGAGGAGAATGGGGAAACCGAAGTGGTGGACCTGTGGGGCCTGCGCGTGCCCGAGCGCGTCTATGAGGCGGTGGCCGCCGATAAGCAGGATGACGGGATCATCCAGCTCAACCAGGTCGGCCGCAAGAGCTTCGGCTTCCTGGATGTCGAATACAGCCTGCCGGTTCTCGGCGGCGCAGTGACACGGTGGTAG